Genomic window (Musa acuminata AAA Group cultivar baxijiao chromosome BXJ1-9, Cavendish_Baxijiao_AAA, whole genome shotgun sequence):
GTGGGAGACGGCGCAGGCAGAGGCTCGCTGGGCGCGGGGCTGCTTCCACTTACGGCCGGAGACCCTGCCGCCGATGATGCCGTCGTAGGTGGGGCGACCGAAAGCGGGCTTCTCCGGATCCTCAAGCGAGGGGAGGGCGGGCCGCTTGGCGGGCGGGGTGAGGGagacggtggcggtggcggtggcggcgtcGGAGAGAGGATCAACATCCATCGAGTCAGGGCCACCGCCGGGTTCGGGACGCTTCCGCTTGTTCTTCTGGCCGCCGAGGCCTTCGTCGAGGCGTCGGAAGTCGAGGGTGGACGCCATGATTAGGGCAACAATTCGAGAGGAAGGCTGCAAATGACGGCCGCGAGAGTTTATTAGGGTTCCAGATGGTTCAAGTCACCTCCTGGTAGATTACCGCCAGGCGGTCAGGGTTGCTCCACCCAGTGGACCAAAGCCACGTGTAATAGCCCGTATGGCGTTCAAGGCCCATTGTAGAGATCTAATTCTCCTCCCATGATCACATCTCTACCCTTCATCCCTATCTTTAAATCCTAATCGTTCATCGAGATCAATCCCATCAACCATGACGGGCATCCATCGTCACCACGATGGAAGTCAAAACGGCTCCTCCCGTCTTCCTCATCCTCATGCCTCCTCTTATGCCAAGCCCATAACCCCAAAAGCCACTTCGGTATCTTCCACCACCGCCAACCTTCTCTCCTCTTCTTTGTCGCTCTCTACAATTAGCTTCTGCTGTAACACCAGCGCCATCTGTCAGCAGAGCCTCCGCCGTCGCCTCGGCGGCCTGTTCCTCGTCCGGACCCCCCACCGGAAGTTCGAGCCAAAGAAGCCGCACGTCAACATCGGCACCATCGAGCACGTCAACCACGGCAAGATCACCCTCACCGCGTCTTCACCATGGCCCTCGCCGCGTCCGACCTCAAGAAGCGAGGGGCGCGCCCGCGGCATCACCATCAACACCGCGTCCGTCGAGTATGAGACGGAGTACCGCCATTACGCCCACGTCGACTGCCCCAGCCACGCTGACCATGTCACGAAAATGATCACCGGCGCCGAACAAATGGACGGCGTTATCCTTGTTGTTTCCGGCCCCGACGGCACCATGCTACAGACCAACGAGCAGATCCTCCCTGCCAAGCAGGTCGGCGTACCCGACACAGTGGTTTTACTCAACAAGCAGGATCAGGTGGACAATGAGGTGCTCCTCCAGCTTGTCGAGTTCGAAGTCCTCACCCTTCTTCGCGGGTATAGGCCACAGTTCTATATGAGGACCACCGATGCCACCGATCGGATCTCATCCATAATGAACGACGATGATGAGGAGGCGACAATGGTCATACCTGGAGACCGTGTCCAGATGGGGGCGGAACTCGTCATGCGCCTGTGAACAGGGCATGCGGTTCGATATCAGAGAGGGCGGCAAGACCGTCGGTACTGGAGTCATCCAGTTCATTATCGAGTAATCACCGAATGTAGAGCTTCGTCTTTCTTCCAGTTGCAGGGGCTGCTTCACTGATTGGTGCGGCGATGGTAACACTTTGAGACTTTACATCAAACACACATTAGGTGGCAATCCAAGGAACTCCTGCTCTGCATTGTCgtatttttgcattttttgcaTTTTTGCTGCTTTTGCCTTTTTCTCTTATTGCATTTGTGACTATGAATCTCTACGGTATAGGAGGTTGTAGATGTTATCGTGATTTTATTAGGTTTATTATCATGAAAGATCATGCTTTGATTAATGTAAAAGTAAGGCTGTTTAATTCAGTTCTCTTCTTTGGTCGCTTTATCTGATTTTGATCAATGAATAGTAGATAACATGCTTGATGATTGACTTCAAAGTATTTGGGGCATTTTGGCTTCTTGTTGTTGTATAGCAGGATGACGAGCTAGACATGGAGTTATTGGCTGATACAGTTAAGACTTGTTCAGTATTCACTGAAAGGTTTGGACCAGGGCATGTACAATAAATAGATTGAACTGAATTATTGTTCTTGACAAGCTTAATCTTTAGActactttcttttgttttttgttgtgATCTGGGTCACCGGTTGCATCTGATGGTAGTATAGTAAGTGATTATATGCATATGTTCCTTTGTTGTTTGATGATTATCACAACTTACAATCAGAGATTGTATTGTTTACCTTTTGCACTTTCTGATCCATCTCAATTTGCCAATACTTGGCTTGATCAAGGTTTGTTCTACCTCAGTTTTTGCAAATTTTAATTTGAATCCTAATTATTGAACCGTTGACTTATTCAGAGGAGCTTTTTCAATAGACAACATTGTCTTTCTTTTTGTACTCTATAGATTGTTAGAATTGTATTTTAATTAGCAATGCATCATCACTTCTTTGTCGGCAAGATGAGCATTCTATAAAGTAGACAGAATGATACAGAGCAATCACTTCACTTCTCAACGATGCACTGTTGGCTTGGAATACTTAATTCTATATAATCAAAGATCCTATTGCTCTCATTACATGGTTGTATGAACTGATTTTTGCAGTTAGTCTTCTTGTTGATCATGGGAAAACTACTTTTGTTATTTTTCGAGTTCTTCTCTTTATCTTCTTTTATGCTGATGTCTTGTGCTTCCAACAATAGTAAGAATATGAATATGTCAAGGAAAAAACTTGATCAGTGATCAAATTggtctttttttaattttgatatgcAACTATTTAATTTAACTTCAGTTCTTCCTCTGATGACCTATTTGTAAACTGAGATCAAGTAAATTTTCATTCTACAAAAGGTAGCCTGGTCTTAATTTCCTGAGCTTATCTTGCTGCTATAGACCTTTCTTAAACCTGACACCTTGAGTTAATTGGCATCTTAGTCTAGCAAATCGTTAATCAATCGCCTGGATGCGGTTGGCATTCTCTTCTTGTACTTTGTCATGTTATGATTTACAGAATCTCTTTGTATAGTCTTTGTTTTAATTATCTCAAAATAGCTTggaagaaagaaaattctgtGTTATTGTTTTGTAAATTGCATGTGAATATGGTTTTGGAAGTATATTTCTGTTAGGTTAAACAATATCTGAGTCGACTTGGTTTGTATGTGGCAGGTGTTAATCCTTTGTCCAAATAATCTTTCTGATTCTTCTTTGGGGTATTGCAATAAAAATTCATTAGTGATTAGATTGCCATCTTCCTGTTCCATTTAAGAATGCTCGTTTCTTTTTCAGTGCATGTAGTCTGTCGTATGCATTCTTGTTATCCTCGACTAATTATTGGCTTGCAACATTAGATTATTATGCAAAAAGTCAAACAAAGACAAATTGCTTTCAGTTTCCATCTGTAGTTTATATATTGTCTGTTTGCTATAAAATTTGTGTTATGTGCAGAGAACTACGAAAACGTGTTCTTTTAAATTCGATTATATATGATAACATGACAAAGCATTGTTAATTTTAAATACTTGGTAATTAATTTCACTCCTATAaggaatttatatttttatgcttGTTTTTGTCCTATTTGTTTagattattcaaaataaaaagttaattatatattaattatgtaattaactatctttagtattttgatttttatatttgaaaagtgaaacatttaatctcatttttttttaatgttattgaTTCGAAAATATCGCATATGCTCAGTAATAAAttgaagtgtatatatatattcaatagtAAATCCTATAATATTTTTAACAAGAGAATCAATGATAAGagaaacaaaattaaatattttattttaatatgtatagagattttaatatattttttataatttttaaaaatataaacagAATAGGAATACTAAAGTTAATTAATTAAACAAAATAATCTATAACTAAtctcaaaataaaaatttattaaaaattagtatagtgaaaatataataaaattaaagtgAAATTAAAtctcttggaaaaaaaaaaggtgcgATTCGAATTAGATAGGTTGGATGACGATAACAAAACAAACACCGTGAAAGCATTTGGGGGTGAATCTATCACAAGTCTTAAGTAGTACAAGACATGCTCTTTAGCTCCACAAAGCGTTTGagggaagggaagaggagaaatcACCGTGGAATTCCATCCTTGGAACGCCGGCTTCCTATTACTTctttgccttcctcttctccacCACGAAGAAGAAGACGAGCGCAAGAATGGAAAAGGCGGAGAAGCAGCCCGCCGCAATGTCGAGCGACGCGTGGCGGCCGGTGATCCCCACCACGTCGAACAGGTTGGTGGTCTTCGCGACGTTGGTCGTCTGCCCGTAAGCGACCTCGGTGTCGCCGGAGTCGAGCGCGTACGCCCTCACGAAGTAGGTCCCGGTGGGGATGCTGCGCTCCACGGTGTACACGAaggagccgccgccgctgctgtagGGCTGCGTGGTGACCTTGAACTGGCACGTCTTGTCCTTCTTCAGGTGGTCGTCGGTCTTGCGCCACCCGCGGTCGGCCTGGCTCACCGGATCGTAGCACAGCAGCACTTTGACCTTCTTGTAGTCCGAGTCAGCGCTCGCCGGCGTGCTCTGGTTCAGCTTCCAGCTCACCTTGATCTGGTCGACGCCGGCGTGCAGCACTGAATCATGTAGACAGACATCCATGTCATACACAAGGAAAGAAATCATGAAGAGAAAAGGACAGAGAAAGGAGACAAACCTTGGCCTGCAGCAGGAGATGCAGTGACTGTGAGCGTATTTGGAAGGCTGGAGAAGAGCACAGCCATGGAAGACCCTATACAAGACACAAGTAGCACAAGACGAAGAAGAGGAGCTGTAGCCATGGAGGAGATTCTGCTCTTTTCCTTCAACTGTCGAAGCCTTCTCTGGAGATTGATGGAGCAGCAATCTTGTATATATAGACTCCCAAAACAATGAGAAGCTAATAGAGTATTGCAACACAGTTGACTTCCCCAACGAGGGAGCTCTTTAGGGGAACCAAAGGATGTTCGTACAGGTTCATAGGAATCTTCATCTGTGCTCCTGATGGCTCTCGACTTCGGCCAAAGGGCAAAGAGATATCGTTTGACTTCCTCAAGTGGGCCTAATGGCTTCCATTAGAGGCAATTCTTCCTGAGGTGTGATGGAATTGTGGTGAGGTGGAAGCCAAAAGTCAACTGTCAGCTGCCATCTACAGCATAATTGGACTGGGAGAGCTCCAAAGAGTCGACAGAGAAGTAAACTAATAAGAGATCCCAGCAATGCATATGCTGTAATATATTCCTCAAGAGTTGATCTTTCTTGCTTCATGCGGCTACAACCTGCAGTCTTTGAGATCATGAACAGGTGATTCAGTGGCATTACGACATCTTGCGTGAACAAAAGATGCATGACGATGCAATCTTTTTGACATATTATCTGTTTGCATAGATCACTATTTCTTGGTTTAAATGCCAGGCGACAAGGAACATAAATTGCAGTGACGTTTGCAAGGCGTGTAAGCCAGTGCTTTCTCCACGTGTGTCAGAAGCGCTGAAGCAAAACAAGCGCTGAAGCCAGTTATACCTTCGTTCCCTCACGCGTCTCGCGTGTCCTGCGTCCCGCGTCCGGTTGCGCGGGGCACGCCAGCATCCGCGACGTGGCTAACCCCGGCGCCAGCAATCGCGCTCGTTGCTCGCTGCGCGTGCAACGCACGCACGGAACAGCCtgcgtcatatatatatatatatatatatattatttttatataataaaaaataaagaatttattattatttttatttctcaaGGGAAAAAAAAGGTAGTTGGGCCCACATTTCATTTAGGTGTGGGGTGGGCCCGGCTTTTCCTTCCATTTTTGATCGCAACATAAAACGGGAATTGCGCGCGCCACCTCAACACCAACCCCCAAATCTCCCCATTTCAATTTCTTGGTTCTTCTCCTCTTTTGGTCTCAGATCGCGATTAGTGGGGGCGGgggaggagagagagggagagggagagatggGGAGCGATAGGAAGGTCTACACCTTGGCCGAGGTCTCCGCCCACAACTCTGCCCATGACTGCTGGCTCGTCATCGACGGCAAGGTTCGCATCCATTTCATTCCCCCTTGTTGATCTCCTTCGGTCCGTCCCCTCATCCATCTCTTCTTTAGatctgatgcatttttctttttcttgtgttcTGTCCATCTACCTTCTAATCTTGATACGTTGGGCCACGTCGAGGGTTGGTATTGTTCGTGTGAAGCATCCGCTGGTGGATTTTGTATGCTCGTTGTAGGTTACGGATTTCCCTTGTTGGAGGGCGCTGGGATGAGTTGGGTTGCCATTTGAACGGTTGTAGACTACTTCTAGTGGTGAACGTATTGGATTACTGTGACAAAAATGTTCCATTGGAGACATCCAATAGAATTGGAAGAAGATTAGGGCGTCCCTGTGCAAGGACGACATGCACAAATCAGATAGAAATGCAATGGATGCTTTGTTCACGATAGAAGAGTGAATCGGAACACTTTTGTTGGATCCACAGTAGAAGAGAAAAAATGTAAGAGGGGCAAGAAGTGAAAAAAGACGTGGATGGTTTTTTTGTTGTTTGTTATCTTTGTCTAGGCGCATGGGGtggtgatttaaattttttgttaaatttagattttaataatatataaggGAAATCAAACAGATAATGTGGGCCCAACCGAATCTAAGCCCTTTGAAAGGCCAGTAGTTGCTGTGGCCACACCAACCCTTTCATTCAACTCGCTTCGTTTTacttatttttgtataactttcGGGCTGCACAACTTGTGTGGGAGTAACTGAAATAAAGaagatcagacccttataagtcaatcttaattttaTCTATTTTCGATGTGAAATTAATCAAAAGTGTTATAATCTTCCATACTCGGGGGCTTAAAGTTCTCGTCAAGGTCTAGCATAGCTCAAATCAAGTTCTAACATTGTGCATGTGAGTCATAGTCCAATGGTGGCTTCATACAGAGACGAGTCCTTTGACTTCATCCACGGTTAACTCTTTTCTATCTGAGCCTTTCATCAAATCTCAAAACTGGTTTAGTTCTAATATCATTTGTCATGAATCGAGCTTGATGTGTTAATTGATCTATCAATCTTGTTGAACCAAAACCACTAGTTGAAATGTTTAAgtcgaagttgatagtagtacacccatcagacccttataagttaatcttattcTCGCCCATTTCCGATGTAAGATTAATCCGGGGTGTTATAATATTTAAGTTGACAATTCATTCATCTTTTAGGAAACTCAATATATTTAGAATAACCTTAAAAAGTTTTACCTTTCAAAAATTTTACCTCTCTTATTAATTAAAGGATCCTACAAAAATAGCTTCTTTTGTCTTCCTTTTCGCAAACTAAGATGAGCAGATCCTCTGTTCCTTTTATTATCTGTTTAGAATATTAATAAACTTTTAGGTTCAGTGTCCTATGAGAAAAATTGTTAGAATTTTGGATAAAATTTATAGCCATAGAGCCTCTAGTTTTCATGTTAGCCACCATTCTTCCTTGTTGTTAACATAGAAAACCATAATTAAAATTGTATCTAAGAATGGTGATTAGCAATAGTCACCATTTCTATAGCTTATTGTAGAAACTTTAAATTGAGATTTTTAGCTTAATATTGGATGGAACTAGAGCAATTGAAATTGCTTGTTGATCAAtgtgttattattttttatatgctgTTTTCATTAAAGAGAGAACGAAAACAGATCAACAACTACATGCTCTAGGTCAGATGTGCTCAACTCATCTTTAAAATATATAAGCTTATGCAATTCACATTGGTGTTGTTTTCTTTTAGATGCTTCATGTTTTGTCagataattatgtgataaagaataaaaaatgacTATGATGACAATTTAGATTTTGACAAAAAATCTATATTTTTGGGTTAATTGGAAATAATAGCAACAATAGGGGAAATGCCTTTGACAGATTGCTTTGTCCATAGAAATAGTTCTAGGTCAAGGAAATAACGAGATAGATATCACATGCTCGATGTTAGATTAAGTATCACATGCTCAAGGAAATAGTTCTAGGCTGGAACCACAGCAACTGATAGATTCTCTTTTCATTGAAGAGTTAATGAAATAGATCAAGTATCACATGCTCAATGTTAGATTAGCTTAACTTATATTTATGTCATAGAAATTTATATAATTAGATTGGTTTCATTTTCCTTTTAGACAGATCAAATCTATTATAGACAATTATTTGGGAATGGAAGGATCACAAAGATGGCCCACTTGGAGGCTGATAAATTAAATCTATATTTTTGGTGAAAATAAGATATAGTATCGAATGAGGCAACATCTTTTTCCAGCCTGATATGGGATAGTTCtataaaataactcaagaaagaagTTCTATGTTCACCTTACATACTGCAGAATAAATGCTAATGTAGTAGGAACTTTGCTTTATCCAAAAATAAGTAAGCTAGGTTAAGATATCATCAAGTGCTGATCTTTAAGAAAATTGTTCATGCATAGAAGTTATGGTGATGAGAAATTAATTAATTGATAGATAGTAATAATCCTTTCGTTTCACTTTCTTCTTACATAatatgatgaatgcaaaattctTCTGGTCTCGGTGCTTTTCTTTCCAAGAAGGCAATTGCGCTCAAGTTGGTTTATCTGCTAACAACAAGACATCAGTGAAGTTGTGAATCTATCAGGCCCGACACGATGTATAACTGATGGTGGATTATTACACttcttgtaacatcccattagtcccacatcggaagtgggcaatgtgtatgataaatgtaacatcccattaatcccacatcggaagtggggaatgtgtataattagcttataagggcttgatgagtgtactacgtaacctcctgcttaagtattttggtccgtggttgcaaggaccaaaatggagttattggtcagTTGGCTCATTAGACTCGAGTCGTAACACTTCTAGTTGCATATCTGCAAAATGTTCAAGAAAAATGAATGTTGTAGTTGCAGTGAGTGGCTCAATTATCCCTGTGAAGGTTTTggttaattaaacttattaactTATTACTGTCATTAGTCATCTTAAGGTTATGGAAGTTTGTCAGACCTTTCTTTTGGTCCTTGTTCGATGACTTTATGATGGGTATCACTAATCATGGAATTAATCCTCTACCTCTATTACTTGTACTCCCTATCATTGTGCTTTGCGACTTGGAACTAATCTTAGTGACCGAGAAAGAACCAAATTGGCTGACATGCTATCTGGGTAATTTCTAGTGATTGCTATTTTTTAAGTCCTATTGGAAATAGAGAATTGGAATTTTATCTATTCATAACCAATAAATGTGTTGTATTATACCCAATAAATACTCACGTAGCACATGAGAAAATTGTTGCTGAAGAATCTAACATCGGCGTCCCTTGCTCCTAAAATAGAGTTCAATCAAGCATTAACATTTTAGGAACTCTATTATTGGTGGTTTATGTAAACTAGTTTTGCTGTCATCAAGAAACATTTATGCTGTCGCTTTATTAATTaagctatcaattttttttattaagctatcaatttttaataattgCATCACTTACAGTAGTTTGtgctttttctcacttttgatGTTTTATTTGGCAGGTTTATGATGTCACCAAATTCTTGGACGATCACCCTGGAGGGGATGAGGTGTTGGTGTCATCAACTGGTAAATCGATTTTGAGTTGTCCGGATCGCCATGCTTCATCACTAATGTATTTGTAAGATGTTTCTTCTTTGACATGCTTTCCTTTTTAGGGAAAGACGCAACTGATGACTTTGAAGATGTTGGGCATAGCACCGCTGCAAGGGCAATGTTGGATGAGTACTATGTTGGGGAGATTGATGACACAACAATTCTTAAGGATGTCAAATACACTGCTCCCAAGCAACCTCACTACAACCAGGACAAGACATCTGAGTTCATCATCAGGCTTCTCCAGTTTTTGGTTCCCTTGGCAATCTTGGGGTTGGCTGTTGCCATCAAAATCTACACAAAATCAGCTTAAAAATTGTGTTACCATAACATTTAAAATTAATCAGTCAGAACGCCGTTTACTTTGTTATGATACTGTGGTTTGGCTATGGTCAACTGTTTGCTTGTGGCTCATTCAGGAAGTCATTTATTTTGGTGTTATATCGAAGTACCTATTACAGTGAAATGCTTGAGAAACTTTCTCCTGTACTTTCCTTGTTAATACCTTTGCTTCTATTTATTTCCTATTGTTTCAGTTTTCAGAAATTGTCCATCAATCTGCATATTCTCTAATAAGGATAtctaaaggttttttttttccttttattgatTACTGAATGAAAAATTGATGACTGAGCATTGAATGATATGGTGGTCAACACAAATCTATTTGTTTTTGTGACATTATCCTGATCTCAACCAGGTAAAACCTAAGCTTTAGCAAACTATACATGAGACTTGTTCTTCTTCCACTAGATAGCTGAGTGCTGCAAATTCCATttccccctcccctccccctttTGTTTTTACAATTTTATGTttgtttagttttttttttaaaataaaaattaagttatacttttttaacattttagtctctagatttataaaattaatattaaaatttaatttctagttatgaaagtgaagcaTCTAGTTTCATTTACTATAATGTTATCAGTTTTATTGACGgaagcataaaaataataaataaaaaaataattttaatattttaattatattttttatggtaGTAAATAGTGATATCGTTAGGGGTCACTGATGGTTATCGTGAACAAATAGAGAGAGCAATACCAAGCAGGAAGAGGACAACATAGATATTGATGCTCTACATCTATGTCAGTACCAACAATAATATAGGAAAGGGCAACATCGATATTGATGCAGATGTCgagt
Coding sequences:
- the LOC135592350 gene encoding uncharacterized protein LOC135592350, translating into MASTLDFRRLDEGLGGQKNKRKRPEPGGGPDSMDVDPLSDAATATATVSLTPPAKRPALPSLEDPEKPAFGRPTYDGIIGGRVSGRKWKQPRAQRASACAVSHRRPSLDVRTKEKELKRAYKERMAELKEEIRRNKEEKRKRREENEKRKQENTLRSGTKLQKITNPKTLKKIAKSKQRKQLKVVPDELFNKNGGVKNKN
- the LOC103996725 gene encoding high-affinity nitrate transporter-activating protein 2.1: MATAPLLRLVLLVSCIGSSMAVLFSSLPNTLTVTASPAAGQVLHAGVDQIKVSWKLNQSTPASADSDYKKVKVLLCYDPVSQADRGWRKTDDHLKKDKTCQFKVTTQPYSSGGGSFVYTVERSIPTGTYFVRAYALDSGDTEVAYGQTTNVAKTTNLFDVVGITGRHASLDIAAGCFSAFSILALVFFFVVEKRKAKK
- the LOC103996726 gene encoding cytochrome b5, which produces MGSDRKVYTLAEVSAHNSAHDCWLVIDGKVYDVTKFLDDHPGGDEVLVSSTGKDATDDFEDVGHSTAARAMLDEYYVGEIDDTTILKDVKYTAPKQPHYNQDKTSEFIIRLLQFLVPLAILGLAVAIKIYTKSA